The genomic stretch GGGGCGTCGGCCTTGTCGGGCGTCGCCGTCGTGTCGCCGCGATCGACCCATGCCTGCACCAGCGCGGGCAGTTCACCGCGGTTATTCATGCGCACGGACACTTCGCGCTGCCCCTCGGGATAGATCACGCGCGTCCCGAACAGGACTATATTGGCCGCCGCCTGAGTGCTGACGACAAGCGCAAGGGCGAGGACGAGGAGATGCAGCCGCGAGCGACCGCGCATCGGCGTTCTGAATGAGAGCATAGTGGAATCCAGCCTACGAAGGAGGGCTGGACGCCCTCCTTGTCGCAAAACGGCTCCGTGCAAACCACGGAGCCTTGCAGACGGTGCTTACAGGTAGTCGATCGAGTAGGTCACCGAAGTTTGTACGTCACCCGCGGTGGCAGCGCCGGTTGCATAGTACTGGGCGCCATAGATCATGGTTGCAGCGCCGTCCGTCAGCGCCGTAGCGGCGTAGCTGCGCTGCGACTCGTCGCCGGCTTTCAGTGCGACGCCGTCGGCGTTCAGAAGCTGAACCTGCACCAGCGTTGCGGCGCCGTTGTTGTTCAGGTTGCCGCTCGTGCCGTCGACGTTCGGACCCGCTTCGAAGAAAGCGCGAACCTGCGTGGCGTCACCCGAGCACTCGCTCAGCGCGATGGTGAAGTTGGTGGCGCCGGCGGTGCTGCCCTTCGTGCTCAGCGTGCTTGCCGACACCGTCGGGAGCTGGACGGTGGCGTCCTGGTTGCCGCCGTTCACGCTGATCGTGCAGGTTTGCGCTTCGATCGCACCGTTGAAGGTGATGGTGCCGTCAGACGCA from Paraburkholderia sp. IMGN_8 encodes the following:
- a CDS encoding fimbrial protein, with the translated sequence MNQKIAFGVLSAALALPMAAHASDGTITFNGAIEAQTCTISVNGGNQDATVQLPTVSASTLSTKGSTAGATNFTIALSECSGDATQVRAFFEAGPNVDGTSGNLNNNGAATLVQVQLLNADGVALKAGDESQRSYAATALTDGAATMIYGAQYYATGAATAGDVQTSVTYSIDYL